Proteins encoded by one window of Gouania willdenowi chromosome 4, fGouWil2.1, whole genome shotgun sequence:
- the rasl11b gene encoding ras-like protein family member 11B translates to MRLIQNMMSIAEYPGAETAGSSRVIKIAVIGGSGVGKTALIVRFLTRRFIGDYERNAGSLYSREVQVDGEAVTIQVQDTAGAEMTDNGVSLPDHVSCSVHWADAVVMVYSVTDRHSFELIDQLHKAVIRPGSTVAPPPVILLANKADLLHLRGVDSEQGPLLAATLGCSFYEVSASEDYNQVHGAFHRLCCQLVKQHPPTSTSTTTEKKRSPLIPRPKSPNMQDLKRRFKQALSAKVRTVTSV, encoded by the exons ATGCGTCTCATCCAGAACATGATGAGCATAGCGGAGTATCCTGGAGCAGAGACCGCGGGCTCATCCCGGGTCATTAAAATAGCAGTGATCGGTGGCAGCGGTGTGGGAAAGACAG CGCTCATTGTTAGATTCCTGACCAGACGCTTCATCGGAGACTATGAGAGAAACGCCG GTAGTCTGTACTCCAGGGAGGTCCAGGTGGATGGAGAGGCAGTGACTATCCAGGTCCAGGACACTGCTGGTGCAGAG ATGACTGATAACGGCGTGAGCCTCCCTGACCACGTGTCCTGCTCCGTGCACTGGGCGGACGCCGTAGTGATGGTGTATTCTGTGACAGATCGCCACAGCTTTGAATTGATCGATCAGCTGCATAAAGCGGTCATCCGCCCCGGGAGCACCGTCGCCCCCCCACCGGTTATCCTCCTGGCCAACAAGGCCGACCTGCTGCACCTGAGGGGCGTGGACTCCGAGCAGGGGCCGTTGTTAGCGGCGACGCTAGGCTGTTCCTTCTATGAGGTCTCTGCTAGCGAGGACTACAACCAGGTGCACGGAGCTTTCCACAGACTCTGCTGTCAGCTGGTCAAGCAGCATCCCCCCACCTCCACCAGCACCACCACAGAGAAGAAACGCTCACCCCTCATCCCCAGACCAAAGTCTCCCAACATGCAAGACCTGAAGAGGCGCTTCAAACAGGCGCTGTCGGCCAAAGTCCGGACCGTGACGTCGGTGTGA